The Deinococcus roseus nucleotide sequence TCAGAATGCTGTCTCAGGGGGAAAGAAGGCGCGTGCTGCTGGCAAGGGCGCTGATCGGGAAACCCCGGATCCTTCTGCTGGATGAATTCTTTGAAGGCATCGACACCCCCTCCAGGGCTTTTCTGAAAAAGGTGTTGCAGGAGGTGTCAGAAGACACCACCATCGTGTACAGCACCCACCGCACCACCGAAGAACTTCCGTTCACCACCCACGCCCTGACCCTGACTGCCGGACACCTGCAGGAAGGCAGGCCCGAAATGAAAACCCCGCCAGTGTGGGGCCATGGGGTGCAAAAACAACAGAGCGGCGCGGTGCTGGTGTCTGTGGATTGCCCGGAAACCTACCGGGAAGACCAACTGGTCCTGAAGAACATCCAGTTCCAGATGCATGAGGGGGAACACTGGGCCATTCTGGGGGCCAACGGTTCCGGGAAAAGCACGCTGGCCAAATTGATCCGCAAGGAACTGTATCCCGCTTATGGAGGCACGGTGCTGCACCACGGTCAGGAGGTCTCGGCCTGGGTGTCCAAAAAGGAATTTGCCCTGGTGACCGGAGACCAGCAGTACCGCCACAAACTGAACGTGCCTTCCCACACCGTGATTGCTTCAGGGTTTTTTGATTTTGTGGGCCGTTTTGATCCCCTGAGCCCTGAGCAGGAAGCCCGTCTGGAACACATCATCAAGTTGCTGGACCTTTCTGAACTGGCCGACAAACCAGCCTCCATCCTCTCGCAGGGCCAGATGAAGAAAATCCTGCTGGCCCGTGCAGTGGTGGGAAACCCAAAAGTGGTCATTCTGGATGAAGCGCTGGATTACCTGGATGCACCAGCCAAAACGCTTTTTACGGATGCCCTGGCCCGGCTTGCAAACACAGGAACCCAGTTCATCTGCATTGCCCACCACACCCTGGACCTGCCCGAATTCCTCACCCATGCCCTGCTGCTGGAACATGGAGAGGTGGTTTTTCAGGGCAAGATTCAGGATTTGCCAGAGCAGGGTCTTCCAGGGGCTTAAACAGGCTGGGCTTGCAAAATGGTCTGCTGCAAGGCAGAAAGCACCCTTTGCAGCTCTGTATTGAGCTCTGGATCGGTGATTTCAGCCTGTGCATTCAATTTTTTGCTCAGCAATCCAATCTTCAACTGGTTCTCTGCAGGCACCCTGGCCTCCAGCATGCCCAGGGTCAGCATCAGGGAGGTGTGGGCGTGCTCTGCAGATGTGGGGTAAGGCGAGGCAGCGACAGCAGCCACAGGCTTGTCTGCCATGTCTCCAGAACCCACCAGCCAATCCAGCGCATTTTTGAAGGAACCGGGCAATCCTGCAGCGTATTCAGGGGTGCAGATCAGGACACCATCCGCCTTTTGCACTTTCTCTCGCCAGTCCTGCACAGCCTGAACGTTCATCTCGCCTTCCCGGTCCAGGTCTGGATTGAAGTGGGGCAGGGTGTCCAGGTTCTCCCAGATTTCCAGCTGCAGGTTTTCGGGGGCAAGGTGCTGCAGGGCTTGCAGCAGCAGGGTGGTGCTGGACCCTTTTCTCAGGCTTCCAGACACGGCAAGAATGTTCAATGCAGGATTCATGGGCAACATGCTTTTCATGTTGCCCGTTTTGCTGCGGGTCAATTGTGAGGCCTTTCAGCCCTGCAGAAAACCCACCACTTCCCCGAAAGTGGTGTAAACCTTGCCTCCCCACTGACCAGAAAGCTCAGGATCCAGCTCAGGGGTCAGACCCTCGAAAATGAAAGCAGGACGGGCTTCCATGGCAATGCTGCCTTTGCTGTCCAGGCGGTCCAGCACAGCCTCGAAGTCCCAGTCTCTGGCCCACAGTTTCTTCAGAATCACCAGCACTTCACGGCCCGGATAGGTGGTGGTGGTGGACTCGAAATGCAGGTCATCCGGGCGGCGCACATGCACCGGACGCCCCGACAGCCCGGCGTTTTTCAGGGCCAGGTAAATGCGTTGAATGGGATCATCCAGCAAATAGCTTTCCAGCAGCAGTTTCTGGGCCTTCTCACAGGCCACTTCCAGCACATCCTCGTCAAGGCGTTTGGGATTGATGCCTGCAAAAAATTTGCGCAGTTGTTCGGGCAGGTTGTTGCTGGCGTAAAACGTCTCTTCATACCTGGGGCTGAGGATAAACCCTCTGGCAAGTTTGAGGTGGTGCTGGGCCAGCCGGAGTCCTTCCTGGCCGACTTCCAGTGCGTTCTGTCTCGCAGCTTCCTGAAAGGTGTACATGAGGTCATTTTAACCATGGAGGGGGGCGAAGGGCATGGATACCGAGAGCCGAGGGCCGAGAGCAGAGGGCAAAACAGGAAGGGCAAGGCAAAGATGCCGGGGGCCATCACACTGAATTGCAGAACGCCTGATGCTGCAATTTGCCAGAACCCTCAGCGCTATACTGCACTCATGGTCGCCTTCAAACCCAACTGGACAGGCCTGCTGGCAGTGTTGCTGGCCCTGCTGGTGTGGGCCGGGGTGCTGGGCTTCTGGGGGCAGCAGCGTTACAGGCAATTGCAGGAAACCTTTGACACCGAGGCCCGCATTTTGCACCGGGTGCTTTCCCAGAGGGCCGAACAACATGACGCTTTGCTGGACAGTCTGGCGGTGGTGGCAGGCATGAAGCTGCCAGCGCAACAACTGCAAACCTTTGTCACTTCCCTGACTGCCAGTTATCCCCAGATTGTGGGGGTGCAGGTGTGCCTTGCAACATGCCAGAACCTGCTGCAGAAAGGGCATGACACCAGCTATGTCCTGCAAAAATCCCTGCAACCTGCAGGACGGGTGGAATTGCACATCGATCCTGCAAAACTGCTGGGACAGGGAGAAGGCATGTCCCGTGCAGCTTTCACCCTGCAAGAGCCTCAGGGCCAGACGCTGCTGAATGTGCCCTCCAGAGATTCCCATTCGGTTTTTCCTGCGCTGTTCGTTCAGAAGGTGCTGGGGGCTGCGTCCCAGCCTTTTGTGCTGACCATCAGGCAGGAGGTTTTGCTCAAAGATTTTCCTGTGCTGCAGATGGTTCTGGCTGGATTTTTGATCCTGATGCTGGCTTATGGGGCACATCTGTCCCTGCAGGTCAGACAGCGCATTCTGACAGCAGAAGCCGCCGTGCAACAGGAAAAAGACCGTGCTCGGGTGGTGCTCACTGCCGTGGACGATGCCCTGGTTACTTTTGACCGGAACCACACCATCGGCTATGCCAATCCTGCAGCCATGGCTTTGCTGGAACAGCCTCTGATGGGGCAGAACCTCTTGCGGGCCGTGCAATTTGCAGAAGGTCCGTCTTTTCTGGAGGTGCTGCAGAACTTCTGGAAGCACAACATTTTCCAGGAGTTGCCAGAGGGTCTGGTCCTGCAAAATCCCATCTCCAGACACATCGAAGGGAGCCTGTCTCCCCTGCCAGATCAATCGGGGGCAGTGCTGGTGCTGCGGGACCTGGGGCCGTTCCGGGCGCGCATGCTCAACCGTCTGGAAGAAAGCGAACGCAAACGCAAAGAGCATGAAGCCCTGCTGACCCACATGTTGCGGGTGAACACCACCGGAGAGGTCGCTTCCGGAATGGCCCACGAGCTCAACCAGCCCCTGACCGCCATCCTCAGCCAGAGCCAGGGGGCCTTGCGGGTGCTGGAAGAAGAGGACCTGGATCTGGTGCGCACCGCACTGGAACGCACGGTGATTCAGGCCAGACGCGCCGGGGAAATCATTCAGCGGCTGCGTGCCCATCTGGTCCGTCAGCCCCTGCAGCCCACCCGGGTGTCTCTGGTTTCTCTGGTGTCCAGGCTGGAGATGCTGCTGGAAACCGAGCTGCAGGAACACCACATTCAACTGAACGTGAGCCTTGCAGCTGCCCCTGCTGTGCAGGCAGACGCCATTCAACTGGAGCAGGTGCTGCACAACCTGATTCGCAACAGCATGGACGCCTTGCAGGACAGCCCTTTGCAGAAACGTCAGATTGAGCTGTCTGCAGAACAGCAGGGTGGGCAGGTGCTGCTG carries:
- a CDS encoding ABC transporter ATP-binding protein, translated to MSFPLLLLEHVHVKLQNVTVLHGLNWSLHPGQHWAIYGSNGAGKSTFFKLVRGDLWPDHGGLRRYNLNGTPTESPIQAREHIALVSPEAQDWYLLQDWEQTALQVVLTGLFQSQLLYQHIEEADQQHAKQWLQSLGLSHLETRDVRMLSQGERRRVLLARALIGKPRILLLDEFFEGIDTPSRAFLKKVLQEVSEDTTIVYSTHRTTEELPFTTHALTLTAGHLQEGRPEMKTPPVWGHGVQKQQSGAVLVSVDCPETYREDQLVLKNIQFQMHEGEHWAILGANGSGKSTLAKLIRKELYPAYGGTVLHHGQEVSAWVSKKEFALVTGDQQYRHKLNVPSHTVIASGFFDFVGRFDPLSPEQEARLEHIIKLLDLSELADKPASILSQGQMKKILLARAVVGNPKVVILDEALDYLDAPAKTLFTDALARLANTGTQFICIAHHTLDLPEFLTHALLLEHGEVVFQGKIQDLPEQGLPGA
- a CDS encoding NADPH-dependent FMN reductase, whose protein sequence is MKSMLPMNPALNILAVSGSLRKGSSTTLLLQALQHLAPENLQLEIWENLDTLPHFNPDLDREGEMNVQAVQDWREKVQKADGVLICTPEYAAGLPGSFKNALDWLVGSGDMADKPVAAVAASPYPTSAEHAHTSLMLTLGMLEARVPAENQLKIGLLSKKLNAQAEITDPELNTELQRVLSALQQTILQAQPV
- a CDS encoding sensor histidine kinase, with protein sequence MVAFKPNWTGLLAVLLALLVWAGVLGFWGQQRYRQLQETFDTEARILHRVLSQRAEQHDALLDSLAVVAGMKLPAQQLQTFVTSLTASYPQIVGVQVCLATCQNLLQKGHDTSYVLQKSLQPAGRVELHIDPAKLLGQGEGMSRAAFTLQEPQGQTLLNVPSRDSHSVFPALFVQKVLGAASQPFVLTIRQEVLLKDFPVLQMVLAGFLILMLAYGAHLSLQVRQRILTAEAAVQQEKDRARVVLTAVDDALVTFDRNHTIGYANPAAMALLEQPLMGQNLLRAVQFAEGPSFLEVLQNFWKHNIFQELPEGLVLQNPISRHIEGSLSPLPDQSGAVLVLRDLGPFRARMLNRLEESERKRKEHEALLTHMLRVNTTGEVASGMAHELNQPLTAILSQSQGALRVLEEEDLDLVRTALERTVIQARRAGEIIQRLRAHLVRQPLQPTRVSLVSLVSRLEMLLETELQEHHIQLNVSLAAAPAVQADAIQLEQVLHNLIRNSMDALQDSPLQKRQIELSAEQQGGQVLLMVRDHGPGLSETALEHLFLPFHSTKKDGMGVGLSLSRTLMQSMDGELSGTNHPQEGAVFTLTLPVFQEELHVH